One Bacillus andreraoultii genomic region harbors:
- a CDS encoding ribonucleotide-diphosphate reductase subunit beta, whose product MLQQILKKVTVLNPENPNKSTALFGGKSSGILNWNDLAYPHFYDYREQIRALFWRASEVDMTHDSKQFPTLSHTEQEAFLKIIGLLATLDGPQTDIAMRIADYSTDPSVKSIMATIADQESEHNHSYAYVLSSVTSFDKQIQSFETGRTDATLLKRNERIIDVYNTFAREPSIENVLKTMVYSALLEGLFFYSGFAFFYHLARHQKMVGTSTMISYINRDELQHGKFISELFRATLAENPEHNTEELSEWIYEQFTYSVQQEIHWSIYVLKDVHGIDLEELAGYIKYRANKMLRLLGLSDLYESHSENPMKWIRAYVDNFDDTKTDFFEQKSRQYTKVGDLNGFDEL is encoded by the coding sequence ATTTTGCAACAAATACTTAAAAAAGTTACCGTGTTAAATCCAGAAAATCCAAATAAATCGACTGCCTTGTTTGGTGGAAAATCGAGTGGTATTTTAAATTGGAATGACCTCGCCTATCCACACTTTTATGATTATCGCGAACAGATTCGAGCACTATTTTGGCGAGCGAGTGAAGTCGACATGACTCACGATTCAAAACAATTTCCAACCCTTTCACATACGGAACAAGAGGCATTTTTAAAGATCATTGGTTTACTTGCAACGTTAGATGGTCCACAAACAGATATCGCCATGCGGATTGCTGATTATTCGACAGATCCATCCGTAAAATCGATTATGGCAACAATTGCTGATCAAGAAAGTGAACATAACCATAGTTACGCTTATGTTCTATCATCTGTTACTTCATTTGATAAACAAATTCAATCATTTGAAACTGGGCGAACGGACGCCACTTTATTAAAAAGAAATGAACGGATCATTGATGTCTATAATACATTTGCAAGAGAGCCTTCAATTGAAAATGTGTTGAAAACGATGGTGTACAGTGCTTTACTTGAGGGATTATTCTTTTACTCTGGTTTCGCTTTTTTCTACCACTTAGCGCGTCATCAAAAGATGGTCGGAACATCCACAATGATTTCTTATATAAACCGAGACGAACTGCAGCATGGTAAATTTATTAGTGAACTATTCCGAGCAACATTAGCAGAAAATCCAGAGCATAACACAGAAGAGCTTAGCGAGTGGATATACGAACAATTTACCTATTCAGTCCAACAAGAAATACACTGGAGTATTTACGTTTTAAAAGACGTACATGGTATTGATCTTGAAGAATTAGCTGGGTATATTAAATATCGAGCAAACAAAATGCTCCGGTTACTTGGTCTTAGTGACCTTTATGAAAGTCATTCAGAAAACCCAATGAAATGGATTCGCGCTTACGTTGATAACTTTGATGATACGAAAACAGACTTTTTCGAACAAAAATCACGTCAATACACGAAGGTCGGTGATTTAAACGGATTTGACGAATTATAA
- a CDS encoding MGMT family protein: MNDFTKRVVEIIQSIPKGKMMTYGQIARIAGNPRAARQVARILHSMSQKYNLPWHRVVNAKGEIVIKDDESRFVQRALLEKEGVTVKNERYVSIDEYRYDYQKFE, encoded by the coding sequence TTGAATGACTTTACTAAAAGGGTAGTTGAAATTATCCAATCCATTCCAAAAGGTAAAATGATGACATATGGTCAAATTGCAAGGATAGCAGGTAATCCAAGAGCAGCACGTCAAGTAGCGCGAATCTTACATTCAATGAGTCAAAAATACAATCTACCATGGCATCGCGTCGTTAATGCAAAAGGAGAAATTGTTATTAAAGATGATGAATCTCGATTTGTACAAAGAGCTTTACTTGAGAAGGAAGGTGTAACAGTAAAAAATGAAAGGTATGTTTCGATTGATGAATATCGATACGATTATCAAAAGTTTGAGTAA
- a CDS encoding flavodoxin, whose amino-acid sequence MHALILYASFSGNTEEVAELIKDSLLNKSIDVTLYRITRQPVHIPDFTKFDMIFFGSFTWAKGATPEIVKRFVYQIGYKPENIFVFGTGDTQFGGDVLFCKAADKLAKFYTSPLPPLKIEQSPRGEQVAKVIQWTEGVVTFCNKYLKKLPC is encoded by the coding sequence ATGCATGCTTTAATTCTTTATGCAAGTTTTAGTGGGAATACAGAAGAAGTGGCTGAACTAATTAAGGACAGTTTATTAAATAAATCCATTGACGTAACACTTTATCGCATAACAAGGCAACCTGTTCATATTCCTGATTTTACGAAATTCGATATGATATTTTTCGGTAGCTTTACTTGGGCAAAAGGAGCTACACCGGAGATTGTAAAAAGGTTCGTTTATCAAATAGGCTATAAACCTGAAAATATCTTTGTCTTTGGTACAGGTGATACACAGTTTGGTGGGGATGTATTATTTTGTAAAGCGGCTGATAAATTAGCAAAGTTTTACACATCCCCCCTACCTCCATTAAAAATTGAACAAAGCCCAAGAGGTGAGCAAGTGGCTAAAGTAATCCAATGGACAGAAGGAGTTGTTACATTTTGCAACAAATACTTAAAAAAGTTACCGTGTTAA
- a CDS encoding FMN-dependent NADH-azoreductase has product MNILVVKANNRPASQGVSSRMYDTFMETVKEAKGININVYDVFEEDMPYVGQDLFNAFAKLQKGEPLADIEQRILAAKQKAKDAVSKADVVVIAFPLWNCTIPAALHTFIDYITEAGFTFKYGSQGELINLMPDKKVILLNARGGVYSSPEMQPMEMAVNYMRNMFSKVFGMEIIDEVIIEGHNSNPDQAEAIIEEGLQKVKEVVSKLAMQLV; this is encoded by the coding sequence ATGAATATATTAGTCGTTAAAGCAAATAATCGTCCAGCATCACAAGGGGTTTCGAGCCGTATGTATGATACGTTTATGGAAACTGTTAAAGAGGCGAAAGGTATAAATATAAACGTTTATGATGTATTTGAGGAAGATATGCCTTATGTTGGGCAAGATTTATTTAATGCATTTGCAAAGTTGCAAAAAGGTGAACCATTGGCGGATATTGAACAACGCATATTAGCAGCAAAACAAAAGGCTAAGGATGCCGTTTCGAAAGCGGATGTCGTAGTTATTGCTTTCCCATTATGGAATTGCACAATTCCAGCCGCATTACATACATTTATTGATTATATTACTGAAGCGGGCTTTACATTTAAATACGGTTCTCAAGGTGAGTTAATTAATTTAATGCCTGATAAGAAAGTGATTTTATTGAACGCACGTGGTGGAGTATATTCAAGCCCAGAAATGCAACCAATGGAAATGGCTGTAAACTATATGCGTAATATGTTCAGTAAAGTATTCGGAATGGAAATTATTGATGAAGTAATTATTGAAGGACATAATTCGAATCCGGATCAAGCAGAAGCCATTATTGAAGAAGGGCTTCAAAAAGTGAAAGAAGTAGTTTCAAAATTAGCGATGCAACTTGTATAA